A section of the Calorimonas adulescens genome encodes:
- the cas1b gene encoding type I-B CRISPR-associated endonuclease Cas1b: MKRNYYITKNCELKRKDNTIYLEYNDGRKPIPINDIESIYLFGEITLNTKAINFLCQNGITVHFFNYYGFYTGSLYPKETLLSGYLIVNQVQNYLDLDKRLTISKELIRTASHNILKNVKYYKKRIDELTDKVYRIEKEAENIENAKSISELMGCEGRIRSIYYSTFDEIMGSKFEFKTRVMNPPDNEMNALISFGNSLCYTAVLSEIYRTQLNPTISYLHEPGERRFSLALDISEVFKPILTDRVLFKLVNEKIIDKNDFDETLNFCYLKEDGRRKFIKEFDDKLATTINYPPLNRKVSYRTLIRLECYKLVKHILGISQYKGLKMWW; encoded by the coding sequence ATGAAAAGGAATTACTATATTACTAAAAATTGTGAACTAAAAAGGAAAGACAATACAATTTATTTAGAATATAATGATGGCAGGAAACCCATTCCTATAAATGATATAGAATCAATATACCTCTTTGGTGAAATAACATTAAATACAAAAGCTATAAATTTTTTGTGTCAGAACGGCATAACGGTACACTTTTTTAATTATTATGGTTTCTATACCGGCAGTCTCTATCCGAAAGAAACTCTTCTGTCGGGGTATTTAATAGTCAATCAGGTACAAAATTACCTTGATTTAGATAAAAGACTTACTATATCTAAAGAACTGATAAGAACTGCTTCACATAACATATTAAAAAATGTAAAATATTATAAGAAGCGAATAGATGAATTGACCGATAAAGTTTATAGAATAGAAAAAGAAGCAGAGAACATTGAAAACGCGAAAAGCATAAGTGAGCTAATGGGCTGTGAAGGGCGTATACGCTCTATATATTATTCAACCTTTGATGAAATAATGGGCAGCAAATTTGAATTCAAAACAAGAGTAATGAACCCACCTGATAATGAAATGAATGCACTGATTTCATTTGGTAATTCTTTATGTTATACTGCCGTGCTCAGTGAAATATACAGGACGCAATTAAACCCCACCATAAGTTATCTACATGAACCAGGCGAGAGAAGATTTTCTTTAGCATTGGATATAAGTGAGGTATTTAAGCCAATTTTAACAGACAGGGTCTTGTTCAAGCTGGTAAATGAGAAAATAATCGATAAAAATGACTTTGACGAAACTTTAAATTTTTGTTATCTTAAAGAAGATGGTCGAAGAAAATTTATTAAAGAATTTGATGACAAACTTGCAACAACGATAAATTACCCACCACTAAACAGGAAAGTAAGCTATAGGACACTTATAAGACTTGAATGTTATAAATTGGTCAAGCATATTCTGGGCATTTCCCAATACAAAGGATTAAAAATGTGGTGGTAG
- the cas4 gene encoding CRISPR-associated protein Cas4, with the protein MEILTNEVKITGVKINYFFYCKRQLWFFTHHINMESNSIDVEIGKEVHEEYFNRNKKEIAIDEIIAVDFVDNNGIIHETKKGKKLDRGDKYQILYYIYYLQNKGVKNSKAVVHFPLYNKKEELELQDNDIRVLKNAFKEITEIEKSDKPIEVQKMSKCNRCSYYELCFS; encoded by the coding sequence ATGGAAATATTGACTAATGAAGTGAAAATAACCGGCGTAAAGATAAACTATTTTTTCTATTGTAAAAGACAACTTTGGTTTTTTACACATCATATAAACATGGAAAGTAATTCCATAGATGTTGAAATCGGGAAAGAAGTTCATGAAGAGTACTTTAATAGAAACAAAAAGGAAATAGCAATTGATGAGATCATTGCCGTTGATTTTGTGGATAATAATGGTATAATACATGAAACCAAAAAAGGGAAAAAATTAGATAGAGGTGACAAGTATCAAATACTTTATTATATATATTACCTGCAAAATAAGGGTGTAAAGAACAGTAAAGCAGTAGTACATTTTCCACTTTATAATAAAAAAGAAGAACTTGAACTCCAGGATAATGACATAAGAGTACTTAAAAATGCTTTCAAAGAAATAACCGAAATAGAGAAATCAGATAAGCCCATTGAAGTCCAAAAAATGTCCAAATGCAACAGGTGTAGCTATTATGAACTATGTTTTAGCTGA
- the cas3 gene encoding CRISPR-associated helicase Cas3' produces the protein MGLAKRTLKDGRPYFQTLEGHTTDSLMILKVYIEECSKSIDIFCRRWDIDKDLLLKNLFEMVALHDIGKLTREFQKNIKVGKSSSDFPHPLSSVQILINMTKYKILTPIKEYYRSEDLSLPEVVAILCHHTQPHNGIYDGYIEDAHVLEDKVNDFLHGINNIKRKISFNIKDDIEWDKVYIKGLNTFDFVNQRFKRYKLKWNKLLKALNESKPELKAYFSFIFSILQLCDDYSSANFTAYIENNINDESPSIFENVMSEEDALQYIFNFPHIEFEDIFRGHKPYAFQEQVYNLEADNQILFAPCGRGKTEAALAWAKSLSDRNRINRLIFALPTQITSNAMYERLTEIFGSENVGLYHSRSLSYYKDMMEDEDLKYQEIMKEKNFQSKVFLKPVMVTTIDHLVYSMIHGFSQADFTLGNVQTSGIVFDEVHYYEKDTLSHLIQIFRILNEMKIPHFLMSGTFPELILREIKDAIGNIPYKIVRDDEGLQFTPFLIKKENKCLIYKDKDEYKINEDFLRNIIDGYDSGLRQFIIVNTVRRAQEIYKRIREELPAGNIELYHSRYTGYDRKEKDKKILKNKKIRPYVLVSTQAAEISLDISSERLYTELAPADAIGQRGGRLNRGAFSFETEYGTAEMIVYDVYNFLPYATSQQNDMNYVILKTKDLLPQFGPISYYAIKEICDNAYNDVKLLFSELYSIFNECTLFGYNYKEIARNEENGLVFKFRSDNFATLDVVPYDVTGEDEEKIFDYDNIVKIPLWWLKANPDNFSIRERDRKKILVCFMRYDSDYGFDESSINEPGDEHGNID, from the coding sequence ATGGGCCTGGCCAAGAGAACCTTAAAAGATGGTAGGCCGTATTTTCAGACACTTGAAGGGCATACAACGGATTCCTTAATGATATTAAAAGTGTATATTGAAGAATGCAGTAAATCCATAGATATATTTTGTAGAAGATGGGATATAGATAAAGACCTGTTGTTAAAAAATTTGTTTGAGATGGTTGCTCTCCATGACATTGGTAAGCTTACCAGGGAATTTCAAAAAAACATTAAGGTGGGGAAATCCTCCAGTGATTTTCCCCATCCTCTCTCATCAGTGCAGATACTCATAAATATGACAAAATATAAAATCCTCACTCCCATAAAAGAATATTACAGAAGTGAAGATTTGAGTCTTCCAGAGGTTGTAGCCATACTCTGCCATCATACCCAACCTCACAACGGCATATATGATGGGTATATAGAGGATGCACATGTTTTAGAAGATAAGGTTAATGACTTTCTACATGGGATAAATAATATTAAAAGAAAGATTAGTTTTAACATTAAAGATGATATTGAATGGGACAAAGTATATATAAAAGGGTTAAACACCTTTGATTTTGTTAATCAGAGATTTAAAAGATACAAATTAAAATGGAATAAACTTTTAAAAGCTCTGAATGAAAGTAAACCAGAGCTTAAGGCATATTTTTCATTTATTTTTTCCATATTGCAGCTGTGCGATGATTATTCCAGCGCAAATTTTACAGCATATATAGAAAACAATATTAACGATGAAAGTCCCTCAATTTTTGAAAATGTGATGTCCGAAGAGGATGCCTTGCAATATATATTCAACTTTCCTCATATAGAATTTGAAGATATATTTAGAGGGCATAAGCCCTATGCATTTCAAGAGCAGGTTTATAATTTGGAGGCTGATAATCAAATTTTATTTGCTCCTTGTGGTAGAGGCAAAACAGAGGCAGCTCTGGCATGGGCTAAAAGCTTATCGGACAGGAATAGGATAAACAGACTTATATTTGCATTACCTACCCAAATCACCAGCAATGCTATGTATGAGAGGCTTACAGAGATATTTGGGAGTGAAAACGTCGGACTTTATCATTCACGAAGTTTGAGCTACTATAAGGATATGATGGAAGACGAGGACTTAAAATATCAGGAAATAATGAAAGAGAAAAACTTCCAATCAAAAGTATTCTTAAAACCAGTTATGGTTACAACTATTGACCACTTAGTATACAGCATGATCCACGGGTTTAGCCAGGCTGACTTTACATTGGGAAATGTTCAAACGTCAGGTATAGTATTTGACGAGGTGCATTACTATGAGAAGGACACCCTTTCTCATCTTATACAGATTTTTAGAATACTAAATGAAATGAAGATCCCACATTTCCTCATGAGTGGTACTTTTCCCGAGCTCATTTTGCGGGAGATAAAGGACGCCATAGGAAATATTCCATACAAGATTGTAAGAGATGATGAAGGTCTGCAATTTACACCGTTCCTGATAAAAAAAGAAAATAAATGTCTTATATATAAGGATAAGGATGAATACAAAATAAATGAAGATTTCTTAAGGAATATTATAGATGGTTATGATAGTGGATTAAGGCAGTTTATAATTGTGAACACTGTAAGACGTGCACAGGAGATATATAAAAGGATAAGAGAGGAGTTACCCGCTGGTAATATTGAATTGTATCATTCCAGGTATACTGGCTATGATAGGAAAGAAAAAGATAAAAAAATTTTAAAAAACAAAAAAATACGCCCCTATGTTCTTGTAAGTACTCAGGCAGCAGAGATAAGTCTGGACATTTCATCTGAAAGACTTTATACAGAATTAGCTCCTGCCGATGCCATCGGGCAAAGAGGTGGAAGACTTAACAGGGGTGCATTTTCCTTTGAGACTGAGTATGGAACAGCCGAAATGATTGTTTATGATGTGTATAATTTCCTCCCATATGCTACTTCACAGCAAAATGATATGAATTATGTCATATTAAAAACAAAAGATTTACTACCCCAATTTGGCCCTATAAGTTATTATGCTATAAAAGAAATATGTGACAATGCTTATAATGATGTGAAATTACTGTTTTCTGAGCTGTATAGCATATTTAATGAATGTACACTATTTGGATATAACTACAAAGAAATAGCCAGAAATGAAGAAAACGGTCTGGTATTCAAATTTCGTTCAGATAATTTTGCTACTCTTGACGTAGTGCCATATGATGTAACAGGAGAAGATGAGGAGAAAATATTTGATTATGATAATATAGTAAAAATACCCTTATGGTGGCTTAAGGCTAATCCAGATAATTTCAGTATAAGGGAAAGAGACAGGAAAAAAATACTTGTATGTTTTATGAGGTATGACAGTGATTACGGATTTGATGAATCATCTATAAATGAACCTGGTGATGAACATGGAAATATTGACTAA
- the cas5 gene encoding CRISPR-associated protein Cas5: protein MRGIRFRLETPYFAAFRKPVSTSALDTYPVPPITTIKGLAACALGMKRDDFEFLDEVRVGLRPVYVEKPVKEKALLIKNALTPKDNIKAFWSSPFWRDFLVKPSYLVYVGGSDSLIDELLYGLQNPARPLYIGQSDDMVIIEDLVAMDIERVFSLVAHSIVEGIYPGCELMKLPLKFENDGNTLIYTQTLSIPYNGEIRLDSEKELYKFGDEYVELF from the coding sequence ATGAGAGGTATACGTTTTAGACTGGAGACTCCCTACTTTGCAGCATTCAGAAAACCGGTGTCTACCAGTGCTTTAGATACCTACCCTGTTCCTCCGATAACTACAATAAAAGGTCTGGCTGCGTGTGCCCTTGGCATGAAGAGAGATGATTTTGAATTTTTGGATGAAGTTAGGGTTGGCTTAAGACCTGTATATGTAGAGAAACCCGTTAAAGAGAAAGCCCTTTTGATAAAAAATGCTTTAACCCCGAAAGACAATATTAAAGCATTCTGGTCCTCACCCTTTTGGAGGGATTTCTTGGTAAAGCCCTCGTATTTGGTGTATGTAGGTGGAAGTGACTCCCTTATTGATGAACTGCTATATGGACTGCAAAACCCGGCCAGGCCGCTCTATATTGGACAGTCTGATGACATGGTTATCATAGAAGATTTAGTTGCCATGGATATAGAGAGGGTTTTCAGTTTGGTAGCACACTCTATAGTTGAAGGGATATATCCTGGGTGCGAGCTGATGAAATTGCCATTAAAATTTGAGAATGATGGTAATACCCTTATATATACACAAACCCTTTCAATTCCATACAATGGAGAGATTAGACTTGACAGCGAAAAGGAACTATATAAATTTGGCGATGAATATGTAGAGCTTTTTTGA